One region of Nothobranchius furzeri strain GRZ-AD chromosome 16, NfurGRZ-RIMD1, whole genome shotgun sequence genomic DNA includes:
- the LOC107387303 gene encoding endonuclease domain-containing 1 protein-like yields MSCLWTSVLILISAAVWSPCVADVGDFDPCLHFFYKSWPPKGLEGTPICQRYNNTYHFATLYSRPRRSPWFSGYLYTTPRGRRPKASWKYEPQLAYTGADGNMMPFLPGPVDQNVVESQAVELDYINSTFTRGHLNPSLHHETRNSRSATFTLTNVVPQKVGSNDGPWEYLEQTVNKTLAAYCLGEAYIVTGIIPYKSNEPWIKNHRVAVPEYMWSAYCCPNYNHSLPTELKDAFPTFAAIGRNDPNSSEEIVAIDQKAEKQFRGYDVRQMSLETLETWLKDRFTTVISVFYEQCVHQGNPSHVK; encoded by the exons ATGTCTTGTTTGTGGACATCTGTGCTCATCCTGATCTCCGCCGCTGTCTGGTCTCCATGCGTGGCTGATGTTGGTGACTTTGATCCGTGTCTGCACTTTTTCTATAAGTCCTGGCCGCCAAAAGGTTTGGAAGGGACCCCGATCTGCCAGAGATACAACAACACATATCACTTTGCTACTTTGTACAGTCGACCTCGCCGCTCGCCTTGGTTCTCTGGCTACTTGTACACGACACCGAGAGGAAGAAGGCCCAAAGCCAGCTGGAAGTATGAGCCGCAG CTGGCCTACACTGGAGCTGATGGCAACATGATGCCCTTCCTGCCTGGACCTGTGGACCAGAATGTGGTGGAGAGCCAGGCGGTGGAGCTGGACTACATAAACTCCACCTTCACCAGAGGCCACTTGAACCCCAGCCTTCACCATGAGACCCGCAACAGTCGCTCTGCCACCTTTACCCTCACTAATGTGGTCCCCCAGAAGGTAGGTTCTAATGATGGACCCTGGGAATACCTGGAGCAGACTGTCAACAAGACTTTAGCAGCCTACTGTCTTGGAGAGGCCTACATAGTGACTGGGATTATCCCTTACAAAAGTAATGAGCCATGGATCAAGAACCACCGTGTGGCAGTCCCAGAGTACATGTGGTCTGCGTACTGCTGCCCAAACTACAACCACAGTCTTCCTACAGAACTGAAAGATGCTTTTCCTACATTCGCTGCCATCGGACGCAACGACCCAAACAGCAGTGAGGAGATAGTGGCCATCGACCAGAAGGCAGAGAAACAGTTCAGAGGTTATGATGTAAGGCAGATGTCTCTGGAAACACTAGAGACGTGGCTGAAAGACCGCTTCACCACTGTCATCAGTGTGTTCTATGAGCAGTGTGTCCATCAGGGTAATCCATCACATGTCAAATAA
- the LOC107387304 gene encoding DELTA-actitoxin-Afr1e: MSESAEAVAASLKSRRNVTIEVTNLTNHYCLLNPKVFLDSGSVHSPPTPTVRLQKTEVCIFGKSAAKATGSVGVLTYDLFECKSNSVRETLAIMFSVPFDYNVYKNWMALGIYKQGKECNEALYKEMYYNKEPKDFVRQESNGCGLTFQGQHLDIKATMSPMGKCIMKVEIWDKLFI, translated from the exons ATGAGTGAATCAGCAGAAGCTGTGGCTGCCAGCCTCAAAAGCAGGAGAAATGTCACCATTGAGGTCACCAACCTCACTAATCATTACTGCCTTCTAAATCCTAA GGTTTTCCTGGATAGCGGCAGCGTCCACAGCCCTCCCACGCCCACCGTCCGTCTGCAGAAGACTGAGGTGTGCATCTTTGGGAAAAGTGCCGCCAAAGCCACTGGATCAGTGGGTGTCCTGACCTATGACCTGTTTGAGTGCAAAAGCAACAGTGTTAGGGAGACGCTGGCCATCATGTTCTCTGTGCCGTTCGACTACAACGTGTACAAGAACTGGATGGCGTTGGGGATCTACAAACAGGGAAAGGAGTGCAACGAGGCTCTGTACAAAGAAATGTATTACAACAAGGAGCCAAAGGACTTCGTACGGCAGGAGTCCAACGGCTGTGGGCTCACCTTCCAGGGCCAACATTTGGACATCAAAGCCACCATGTCCCCCATGGGCAAGTGCATCATGAAGGTGGAGATCTGGGACAAGCTCTTCATCTAA